In the genome of Hypomesus transpacificus isolate Combined female unplaced genomic scaffold, fHypTra1 scaffold_201, whole genome shotgun sequence, the window AATGACCTACCTCCGACCTTTCACGTGACCCTAACATAACCATCGGCAGAGTGATGTCAGCTATGCAACAACAAGCCAACTCTTTAAAGTTTGACATGCAAACTTGTTGCAGTATCTTATTCGGCtcatgatgacacaagcgggatgGAAAGGTGAGACAAGCGTGTAAACTTGATTCCTGCATCATGTTATGGAACTCCATGGGGAGCAGGCTGTActgcgcacgcacacgcacacacacacacctgtcaaagTAAGCGCGAGCTACCGAAAAAGTATGGCTactactagctagctaattagcGTGTTGCACaggccagctagctagctaaaactTGATGATTCAGAGATGTTCAGTGTTGCATGTGTGGTTTACCTCACCTTACAAGGAAACGGTAGAGTCGATGCAACTTTTTCCATAGCCAAGTTCCGGATACTTGGGGTGAGTGGGCCACGACAAGTCGGACAACAGCTCAGCTTTAAGCGACATTGGTTGCAAACTAGGTGCCCAGCTTGGCATTGCAGAATGGGTGGAAGAACGTAGTCAAAACAAACAGGACACTCGAACAAAGCTGTAAGTTCCGCAGACTGGCCTGGTAGCGCCGCTGAAGGCAAGGCTACGGCAGCGGCAGGTAGCGCTGAGCCAGCCCCAGCCACGGCTCCAACTCcggcggctgctgctgctgccgcggcggcagcggcggcggcggcagcagcTCCTCCCGAACCTCCGTGCTTCCCTCCTCCTGTTTTCCCAGCTCCGAGTCCTCCGCCCCCGCCGCCCGCTGAGGACGGCCGGCTCATAGCGATTACTTCAATTCGAAAGGGTGAATCTAACGTAAGTTGTTCGAGACCTAGAACCTTGTTTACGCATTCCCGGTGGCATTCAGACTCCGTTCCAAGAGATCACCAAGCCCCCGGGGTACAACATGGCGTCGGCCTATGCGTTTAACACACTGCGATGCCTATTGGACATGAGGCCTTGAACTGACAGCTCCTAAGCCACTTAGAAGAGGGTGAACCTGGCCTTTATGTAATGCGCACTGTGGACACGCACTAGAACAAGGGACTTGTAGTCGTAGGTAAAGAAATTCAACTTGGCAGGCAGGAACATAGATGTTTTTTGCTCAGAGGAACTTAGAACTTTAAAGTTTCAAAGTTCTGAAAATAAAGGCTTTTGTGTCCCTTACCTTAGCAGTCGGAAACCCTATTTTTGTGATTAAATATCCGATGCATTGAAATCGCCTGTTACACAAACTAGACAAGCATTGGCCTATCAtaaaaattacattctcaattGAACAGTCAAATAATTGtgaagtttatttatttttaaattccGACTCTGTCTTTGGGTCTTGTGATCCATTCACAATGCAGAAAGCATCCACACAACAGGAGCCTAGATCGATTTCTCACTGTTTGTCACAGCATGAACACATTTTACAACCAGCAAGGTATTTTACATTTCTATAAACCGGCCTTATGTATCATGCAACTACGACAAAGACACAAACAATGCATTTTCTCCAAACAAACGTCATGAGTTACTTTTCATCTTTAAAAGTCTAGGGAAAATGATAGTGACCTTTACCTATTGGAGGCATGGAAGACTTAATATCCGCTGGAATACTGAAGCTAGATTAACTTGTCCAGTAGGTCTGACTGCTGAATTATTACAGCATTGTAATTTATGTTTTGTCCACTAACTGGAAACTAAGACATTAACACTTTTATTTATTGAAGCACTGCGTAAAATATGTCAgtttttttattgtaatttaCAAAATTAGTGGCAAAGAGGCATGAGATACAACAGTTTACAAGACGTAACGTGATGGTGGGGGTGTTCGTAACTGTCTAAATTCAAAACTATCATCTACTTTATTTACAACAGGGCACTGTCGATTTCTATTACCGGAGTTATCTACTAACACGTGAGGTCATAATGTGTCGTAATCGTCGTCGTCTTCGTGCTTCCTCTTCAGTGATTCGCTGGCCGAGTTCTGTGACACCATGTTGGTTGTGATGATAATGTTTTTGGAGCCAATCAGAGAAGGGTTGATGAGGACGTTCTGAACTGTCGGAGTGGATGGCGtggctgaaaaaaaaaaaaaacattgaggaTTTACAATCGAAATGCATTTACTTTTCTAGACCAAGTGTTGGATTAAAATGTCCTGATAGTTTCCCAGCCACACTCCACTGAAAGACTGTAATCAGCTACAGAGTGTTTCTTAAATTCAaatagagcagtggttctcaaccctggtcctcagggacctcctgtcctgcatgttttcaatgtttcttggctccaacacacctgattcaaatgcatgttcgttaccaggcttctacagagctagataacgaccctttcattagaatcaggtgtgttggagcggggaaacatctcaaacatgcaggacagggggtccctgagaaccagggttgagaaccactgaaatAAAATGAATTCAGTTGTAGATGAAGCCCAcagacgtcacacacacaccagatttgGAGACGGCAGTCTGAGACGAGGGGATCTGAACGGTGAAACGCTGTCCGCTCAGAGACACCGGCGTGCCCACTTTAGCGGTGACAGACTGCACCGAGGGAGTTCCTGGGGaagagacatttacatttagttatttagcacagtggttcccaaccctggtttcccctgctccaacacacctgattcaaatgaatgggtcgttatccagctctgcagaagcctgttaacgaccccttcatttgaatcaggtgtgttggagcggggaaacatctaaaaacatgcaggacagggggtccctgagtaccagggttgagaaccactgatttagcatacgctcttatccagagcgacttacagtaagtacaagtaCATttcccccccaaggcaagtagggtgaagtgccttgcccaataaAACAacgtcagccatctgaccctcaGACACAATGACACAGCAGGACCAAACTGTGAGGAGGCAGGAAAGGGTCTCTGATTTAAAAATGCAGGGTCAAGGGAAATACCCCAACGTTTAAAACCATCCAGTGCCACTTAAGGCTGTGAACAATACCCCCAAACTACAGAGGTGAATGGAAAAGGGAGAGATTACAATGatagtttttgttgttttatctTTATGTAACACGGAAGGTGTAGCCCTTcctgtgtgtttccatggtgtcCACTCACCCAACGTGGGCGTACTCGGCCTGCTGGACATCGCTCCTACGCTGAGACGAGGTACAGTTATCCTTCCACCGGACGAAGACACCTACACAGTAACGAAAACTCAATCAGTTCAAAATCATCCAGCTAGGGACTGTACGTTTACCTGGCGTTACTGATTCAACGACAAGCAAGACATGCAGTCAGATTCTATTCAAGTAGATGCCAGGGAAGAGTCCAACAACCGCACAGTCACCAGCTTCCCAATCTGTTGCACCTTTTTCTGTATGGACTTCAGTCTGTAGTTGGGAGCCGTCAGACAGTAGCGATCTGGGGGCAGGCGAGGGCCTGTGTAGGGCTTGATCAGGGGAAGAGGAGTTTGGTTCTTTTGTCTTGCTACTTCCAGGAGaaactgcaacaacaacaaaaaacatcagCGACTGTCCTGACAACGCACAAATAGGCAGGGTGTAATAAATTAAGAGTCAGTTTTATTGTCATTCAATGGTACAGTTTTTTGAGGTCTTACGTCTCGAGGGGGTGGAGAAGTGAAGGACTGGTCCATTCGACATTGGATCGCCAGCCGTATGTCGTCTGCATCCACGTTGGATTTCTTTGCGTGAGTGGCATATATCTTTGCGTCTTCAATAATGTTTGTCACGTATCCTGCAAGTGAAGAGGGCAATGATAATGACATCTCCGTGCATCAGCATATGTTTCACACACGAAACCTCGATAACATGTGTTGTAGCTAAAGCCTCTTACTGTAGGTAAACTCCAACATCTGGTTTATCACCCTCGGTTCGTACTCCGTGATGCCCATGTCTTTCAGGATTTGCATCATTACCTGAAAATGGGTGGGAAAATCATTAGCAAACACGCATTGACTGTGAAAATGCATGAACAGTTGATAGTCGATAAGCAAAACAGCTGTAAAAGCTTTGATATCATCATGTTTTATGACACCGAACGTAAACATGTCGATGGCAGAAAATAACACTACTAGCAAGTTGAACAGTTAGTCGAGCTAACTAGCATAGAAGCCAGTCACGGGTTGACCAACAATATGTCTGGGGTTTACCGTACAACAAAACGTTTCAAAATAGCTGCCGCAATACGCTCACGGAGTAGACAGAGTATATTCGTATGTAATGAGACAGCTAAGTTCTGCAGACGTTTAGGAAATCAGTTGATTCATACCTGAGCATCTTTTGGCACAGTTTTCGGAGAAGCCATTTTCGCTTTTGCCCCTCACCCCGCGCTTCCACTTCCGCAATGATCGATTGTGTGACAGTCAGACGGCAGTACTGCCACCTTGGGGTCTGTAGTTCTGTACGGTAGTCGTCAGAATGATTGATTAAATGTATTCACTGCCATTCGTAACTCTACGGGAATCGATTTAGCTTGTAAAAATGATTGCTACCAGATATGTTAGACGTGAGGACaaaacaaaatgaaggcttttaTTGCAACGGCCAGAGTTATGCAAAAAGGACACTAGATGGCGCTGTAGAACACTGGGTTCATTTTAGCTACCTCCTGGTGGACACATTTATTTAAAGTAGAAGCTGTTTGTAAACACAtcaaatgtagctagctacaaatACATATATTATCTGTATTACTGATAGTCTCGGGATATCAAAGACAATCTGCCGTTCAAGACATTCCTGCGAGCAAGACAGCAGGGAAGCAAAGTAGATTCGACTTGTAAATGCCCTTATTGACTAACGTGGGGAGTAACACGccttctagctagctagcaagctaatgtTCTCAACGATTGTCAGCTAGCTAGTCTAGAAGGTATGTAGAACCAACTAAAGCTATGGGCACATGATGCCACCTCGCTGCTTCTGTGAGATGGTTCCTGTTATTGTGCTTATCTGTTCTTTCCACAGGAAGATGATTTCCCAGGTCTTTATCTTGTCCTCCAAGGGAGACCACCTAATCTACAAAGACTGTatcctttaccccccccccctctctctctctctctctcctctcgctctctcttccccccccccccccccctctctctctctctctttctctctctctctctctctctccctactttTGAACTACCTCAACACAATTAGGTTCTTGATTACATTAATTGGTGCTGTATGTAAATATTCAAGTCATTTCTGCCATTTGAAGATGTCAGTGATGACTGTGGCACAAAGTCTTTGAATGCCAGATCACACGCACAGTGACAGCGCGATTACGTCTTTAACCTGACGCATTAGTCCGTGGCGAGGCTGGGAATGAGTCTGTCAACATTTTCTACAAGATGGTCACCGCGCTGAAAGACGACCAACCACCAGTGGTCATGGtatgatgtctgtgtgtgtgtgtattctgaccTATCTGTGGTTCTGGGACAGACCTTTCTCGTCTGATTACTTTTTCAGAGTCGGAAAGACTTGCACTTTGTTCACATCAAACAGGGAGGACTGTACTGGGTTGCCACAACAACAGCGGATGCCTCTCCATTCACCATCATCGAATTCCTCAACAGGTCTGCTCCAGTATAGTCTAtagagaggctggggtggataaaCACGGGTTTCAAATGCTTTTACTGTGTTTGCATTGCCCAACGCCTACGTATCACCTGCCTCCATATTTATGGCCTGGTCCGTCCATGTGTGTTTGATTGCCTGTGTTCCAGGTTAACAGCCCTGATAAAGGACTACTGTGGGAGTCTAACAGAGAAGTCTGTACGGATGAACTTTGCCCTCATATATGAGCTGTTGGATGAAGTTGTGGTGAGCACCTTTAGCCTAATCCCTGCTCTCACATCCACCCTGGGGCCAATCTGAAGACCGTTTCCAAAGCATTCTTCTGTCTGTGAGACGTGAACACAACTTGGAGGGATTGGCTTCTTTAGATTGCCCTCCTTTCATCTTAACCCCGCCCTTTTTCTCACCCCTTCCGAGCAGGACTATGGTTATATCCAGACGACCTCTACTGACATCCTGAAGAACTTCATCCAGACGGAGGCAGTCAGCTCCAAACCCTTCAGCCTGTTTGACCTCAGTAATGTCGGCCTGGTAGGTCACCGAGTCGGCATCGCACGGAAGCCACAGAGAAATGCATTTGAGTTAACCTCGCTCGACCAAATCCATGACCCTTGGAAAATAACTCAAATgatttacattttttatatttttttcgcTTCAAAGATTTTGATGATTTTCATGTCTCTTATGTTC includes:
- the taf9 gene encoding transcription initiation factor TFIID subunit 9, coding for MASPKTVPKDAQVMMQILKDMGITEYEPRVINQMLEFTYRYVTNIIEDAKIYATHAKKSNVDADDIRLAIQCRMDQSFTSPPPRDFLLEVARQKNQTPLPLIKPYTGPRLPPDRYCLTAPNYRLKSIQKKVSSSGGRITVPRLSVGAMSSRPSTPTLGTPSVQSVTAKVGTPVSLSGQRFTVQIPSSQTAVSKSATPSTPTVQNVLINPSLIGSKNIIITTNMVSQNSASESLKRKHEDDDDYDTL